The following nucleotide sequence is from Neochlamydia sp. AcF84.
GAAATGTAATGAGGTCTCTTATTCCCAGAACCTCTCCGTGAAAAATTTTGGCTTCATCATCATAGACGACATGACCCGTATATCCTTTATATTTCATCATGGTTTTACTCCTGCATTTTCTAAGAAACACCGCATCGAAACTAGAGCGCCTTTATCAGTCTCTTTTTTAGGATGAGGGCGGTGGAAAGTAGCCCGTATGCCATTTAA
It contains:
- a CDS encoding type II toxin-antitoxin system HicA family toxin, coding for MRIRFVLNGIRATFHRPHPKKETDKGALVSMRCFLENAGVKP